Within the Myxococcus virescens genome, the region GCGGGAGACGCTCCGTCTCCTGCTCTCCGGCGAGTTTGACTGCACCACGGCGGCCGATGGCGAGTCGGGGCTTCAGCAGGCCCTGGCGCACCCGCCCGATGTGCTCATCTCCGATGTGAACATGGACGGAATGGACGGCTACGCGCTCTGTGGCCACTTCCGCTCCGAGCCCACGCTCAAGCACATCCCCGTCATCTTTGTCAGCGGCTATGCGCCTCGCACGGAAGGGCCCGCGGACCAGCCCGTCCCGGACGCCTACCTGGTCAAGCCGGTGAAGCCGCCCGTGCTCATCGCCCAGCTTCACGCGCTGCTGGCTCGCACGGAGGCCGTCACCCCGGCCGCGCCCACCAT harbors:
- a CDS encoding response regulator — encoded protein: MKPKVLIVENSWTMRETLRLLLSGEFDCTTAADGESGLQQALAHPPDVLISDVNMDGMDGYALCGHFRSEPTLKHIPVIFVSGYAPRTEGPADQPVPDAYLVKPVKPPVLIAQLHALLARTEAVTPAAPTIQPAWKS